In Arthrobacter citreus, a single genomic region encodes these proteins:
- a CDS encoding CoA transferase subunit A has protein sequence MGKNKVITSVEEVVSQIHDGATIIVGGFGLCGIPEKMILALRDKGTKDLTIVSNNCGVDDWGLGLLLANKQIKKMVSSYVGENKIFEKQFLSGELEVELVPQGTLAERIRAGGAGIPGFYTATGVGTPIAEGKEHKVFNGRTYLLEEGIVGDFAFVKAWKADKQGNLVFRKTARNFNPLAAMAGKITIAEVEELVEVGELDADAIHTPSIYVQHVFHGETYEKRIERRMTTGV, from the coding sequence ATGGGCAAGAATAAGGTAATTACTTCAGTAGAAGAGGTTGTTTCACAAATTCATGATGGAGCTACGATTATTGTCGGTGGCTTTGGACTTTGCGGTATTCCTGAAAAAATGATTTTAGCATTACGAGATAAAGGGACAAAGGATTTAACAATCGTAAGTAACAACTGTGGAGTTGACGATTGGGGCCTTGGGCTATTACTAGCAAATAAACAAATTAAAAAAATGGTTTCTTCATATGTTGGAGAAAATAAAATTTTTGAAAAGCAGTTCTTAAGTGGTGAACTTGAAGTAGAACTAGTTCCTCAAGGGACTTTAGCAGAGCGTATTCGTGCAGGTGGCGCTGGAATCCCAGGATTCTACACAGCTACAGGCGTAGGAACTCCAATTGCAGAAGGAAAAGAACATAAAGTTTTTAACGGAAGAACATATTTATTAGAAGAGGGAATCGTAGGTGACTTTGCATTTGTTAAAGCTTGGAAAGCTGACAAGCAAGGAAATCTAGTGTTTAGAAAAACTGCTCGTAACTTTAATCCACTTGCAGCGATGGCTGGAAAAATTACAATTGCGGAAGTTGAAGAGCTTGTAGAAGTTGGAGAGCTTGATGCTGATGCAATTCATACACCGAGCATTTATGTACAACATGTTTTCCATGGCGAAACATACGAAAAACGCATTGAACGTAGAATGACTACAGGAGTATAG
- a CDS encoding GntP family permease — protein MEIIIILLALGLLMFVAYRGFSVILFAPICALFAVLLTEPSYVLPFFSNIFMGKIVGFIKLYFPVFLLGAIFGKIVEMSGIAESIAKTIIQLVGAKRAILAIVLMGAILTYSGVSLFVVVFAIYPFAANLFREGNIPKRLIPGTIALGAFTFTMDALPGTPQIQNVIPTTFFKTDIYAAPFLGSLAAVFVLAVGLWYLESRRRKAEKAGEGYLGFNGELAATQETQTEVPSLNINTPTPVLKQILAFVPLLLVGFSNKFFVVSFPKWYPNGFDFKSIGLEAFGVVDITAVVGIWSVECALVIGILSAMIYGYKSIRTNLKSGINISIGGALLASMNTGAEYGFGGVISALPGFGLVSKGISHTFSDPLVNGAVTTTTLAGITGSASGGMGIALSAMSEKYIEAINKYNIPPEVMHRVISMASGGMDTLPHNGAVITLLAVTGLTHRQSYKDIFAITIIKTVAVFLIIAVFKLTGLV, from the coding sequence ATGGAAATCATCATTATTTTATTAGCATTAGGACTTTTAATGTTTGTAGCTTATCGTGGGTTTTCTGTTATTTTATTTGCCCCAATTTGTGCTTTATTTGCAGTACTTTTAACTGAGCCAAGTTATGTTCTACCATTCTTTAGTAATATTTTTATGGGAAAAATAGTTGGCTTTATAAAGTTATATTTCCCTGTATTTTTACTTGGAGCAATTTTTGGTAAAATCGTTGAAATGTCTGGAATTGCTGAATCAATCGCAAAAACAATTATTCAATTAGTAGGAGCAAAAAGAGCAATTTTAGCGATTGTATTAATGGGTGCAATTTTAACATATAGTGGAGTAAGCTTGTTTGTTGTCGTATTTGCAATTTATCCATTTGCTGCAAACTTATTCCGTGAAGGCAATATTCCAAAGCGATTGATTCCTGGAACAATTGCCCTTGGCGCATTTACGTTTACGATGGATGCATTGCCTGGTACACCGCAAATTCAAAATGTTATCCCGACTACATTTTTTAAAACGGATATTTATGCGGCACCATTTTTAGGGAGTTTAGCTGCTGTTTTTGTACTTGCAGTCGGTCTTTGGTACTTAGAATCAAGACGTAGGAAAGCAGAAAAAGCAGGGGAAGGTTATTTAGGATTTAATGGGGAATTAGCTGCTACACAAGAAACTCAAACAGAAGTTCCTTCATTAAATATAAATACTCCTACACCAGTTTTAAAACAAATTTTAGCGTTCGTTCCACTATTATTAGTTGGATTTTCAAATAAATTTTTTGTTGTTTCTTTCCCAAAATGGTATCCAAATGGATTTGATTTTAAATCAATTGGTTTAGAAGCTTTTGGGGTAGTTGATATTACTGCAGTTGTTGGTATTTGGTCAGTAGAATGTGCCCTCGTTATTGGGATTCTTTCAGCGATGATTTATGGCTACAAAAGTATTCGAACAAATTTAAAATCAGGCATTAATATAAGCATTGGCGGAGCACTACTTGCGTCGATGAATACAGGTGCTGAGTATGGTTTTGGTGGAGTAATCTCTGCATTACCAGGTTTTGGATTAGTCAGTAAAGGAATTTCTCATACATTCTCAGATCCATTAGTAAATGGGGCTGTGACGACTACAACATTAGCAGGCATTACAGGTTCTGCATCAGGTGGTATGGGTATTGCACTCAGTGCAATGTCTGAAAAATATATTGAAGCAATTAACAAATATAATATTCCGCCAGAAGTGATGCATCGCGTTATTTCGATGGCATCAGGTGGTATGGATACTTTGCCACATAACGGTGCAGTCATTACATTATTAGCTGTAACTGGTTTAACACATCGCCAGTCATATAAAGATATTTTTGCAATAACAATCATTAAAACAGTTGCAGTATTCTTAATCATTGCAGTATTTAAACTTACAGGACTTGTTTAA
- a CDS encoding NAD-dependent epimerase/dehydratase family protein: MKKVLVLGGTRFFGKRLVHKLIEKGYDVSIATRGITVDSFGDQVNRFVIDRRNPETLTKLSDHNWDLVYDNICYTPIEAKEIIKLLTKHVKKYIFTSSLAVYDTGLNHVESDFDPFNYPVVYNKENEYSYAEGKRLCEAVLFQEASFPVFAARFPVVLGPDDYTKRLLFHVNKISNNEEMIISDLNKEMTFIDSDETAEFLLWLGENESIKSGPFNACSNGSITFKEIVNICEKETGKKAIISSKGPSEHQSPFDAYSDQSLNNEKARKEGFQFLEVHDWMKSLIHQYSSL, from the coding sequence ATGAAAAAAGTTTTAGTGCTAGGTGGTACAAGATTTTTCGGAAAACGACTTGTTCATAAATTAATCGAAAAAGGGTATGACGTTTCAATCGCGACAAGGGGAATTACGGTAGATAGCTTCGGTGATCAAGTTAATCGCTTTGTAATCGACCGACGAAATCCTGAGACTTTAACTAAGTTAAGTGATCATAATTGGGATCTTGTTTATGATAATATTTGTTATACTCCAATTGAAGCGAAAGAAATTATTAAACTACTAACAAAGCATGTTAAAAAATATATTTTTACTTCTTCATTAGCAGTCTATGATACTGGCTTAAATCATGTGGAAAGTGACTTTGATCCTTTTAATTATCCAGTTGTGTATAACAAAGAGAATGAATATTCTTATGCGGAAGGGAAACGCCTTTGTGAAGCTGTTTTATTTCAGGAAGCAAGTTTTCCAGTGTTTGCAGCTAGATTTCCAGTCGTATTAGGACCGGATGATTATACTAAGAGATTGCTTTTCCACGTTAATAAAATATCTAATAATGAAGAAATGATAATTTCTGATTTAAACAAAGAGATGACCTTTATCGATTCTGATGAAACCGCTGAGTTTTTACTTTGGTTAGGTGAAAATGAATCGATTAAAAGTGGTCCTTTTAATGCTTGCTCTAATGGTAGTATTACATTTAAAGAGATTGTAAATATATGTGAAAAGGAAACTGGAAAAAAGGCTATTATCAGCTCTAAAGGTCCGAGTGAACATCAGTCGCCATTTGATGCATATAGTGATCAGTCTTTGAATAACGAGAAAGCTAGAAAAGAAGGTTTTCAATTTTTAGAAGTACATGATTGGATGAAGAGTTTAATTCATCAGTATAGTTCATTATAG